GTTTGGCTACCTGAAAGGCCCTGTGCAGCATACGGTTCAGGATGGGTCCGGAAGCTCCGGCTCCTGTGGAACCCTGATAGGCCTGTTTTACCTGCCCCAGAATCTGAGGTTCCCCCAGCACCATGGAATCCAGACTGGCCGCTACCCGGAAAAGGTGTCTTACTGCATCCAGTCCCTCATGGGCATAAAAACAGGGAGAAAACAGCTCCGGTTGCAGATTCTTGCGCAGCGCCAGTTCAGAAAAAACACGATTACGGGCATCTTTTACATTCTCTGCCACAAGAAGAAATTCCACCCGGTTGCAGGTGGAAAGAATCATGGCTTCTGAAATGCCTTCGCTCTGTTTCAGGGCAAGCAGCAGATACGCCACTTCTTCTGTGTTCAGAGAGAGCTTTTCCCGCACCTCAAGGGCTGCGGTTTTATGGTTCATTCCCAAAAGTACAATACCCGGAAGTCTTGACATGCCATCCCATCCCGATGCCTGCAGGGCATCATTCATCATCCGCAGGGGCCTATGACCCTATGCGGGTAAAACCTTCATGGTGTCCCGTAAAAAGAAAATTCACCCCCAGAAAGGTGAAAAGTACCAGAAGAAAACCAAATATGGCCATTTTAGCGGCTTTCCGACCCCGCCACTCCGAAGACAGACGACCATGGAGGAGAGCCGCATAAACCAGCCAGACCACAAGGGACCAGACTTCTTTGGGATCCCAGCTCCAGAAATGACCCCATACGCTTCGGGCATAAAGTACACCCGTTGCAAGCCCCAGAGTGATGAAGGAAAAACCCGCAACAATGCAGGCATGACCTGTTTTATCCAGCAGTTCAAGGGATGGCAGACGCCTGAAAAAAATATCTTTGCGCTTTTCCTTGATCCGCCGCTCCAGAAGCAGATACAGAACCCCCACGGCAAAAGCCAGAGTAAAGGCGGCATTGCCTGCAAAACTGGCCGCCACATGTATAATCACCCATGGACTGACATAGGCCTCTTCCGGCATAACATAGGCAGAAGGCACAAGCCATGCCGCCAGACTCAGCCCCATGGTTACACTGGCAACAAAAATACCCAGTATTTTCACGTGATAGCGGTGTCTTAAAGCAATAAAAACCCCTGCAAAAATAAAGGCGCAAAAAGACAGGTTGCCGGAAAGATCATAGATGGGCAGAAAGCCTTTCTCATACCATTTCCATCCCAGCACCGCTCCATGGGAGAGAAAGCCCGCGCATAAGAGCACAAAGCCCCATCGCTGCCAGCCTTCATTTCTTTGCAGTATGAAAATCAGATATCCGAAGGTGCTCAGGGTATAAAGGACAACAGGAATACTCATGAACCCTCTTTCTCCGGAAAACATTCCCCTTTTTCAGGGCTTTTCCGGGCAGGATGTTCTTTAATCACGGATACGGCAAGGGCCATGGCATCAGCTCCGGCAATGGGTTCCAGAAGCAGGGCTACGGTTTCCATATCTTCCATACGGATATACTCCAGCAGGGGCCCTTCCACAAGGCTGCGGAAAAGATCCCTGTGCCCTTCGGGATCATGACCTTCGGCCAGCAGTATTTCCCTCAGCCTGCCCATCAGTTCCAGAAAGGGAAGGTAGGCAGCATCAAAGATTTTTTCAAGATCCATGCGCAGTTTCCGGGCCAGTGCCGGGCTTTTTCCCCCTGTGGAG
The sequence above is a segment of the Desulfobotulus mexicanus genome. Coding sequences within it:
- a CDS encoding cytochrome C assembly family protein; the protein is MSIPVVLYTLSTFGYLIFILQRNEGWQRWGFVLLCAGFLSHGAVLGWKWYEKGFLPIYDLSGNLSFCAFIFAGVFIALRHRYHVKILGIFVASVTMGLSLAAWLVPSAYVMPEEAYVSPWVIIHVAASFAGNAAFTLAFAVGVLYLLLERRIKEKRKDIFFRRLPSLELLDKTGHACIVAGFSFITLGLATGVLYARSVWGHFWSWDPKEVWSLVVWLVYAALLHGRLSSEWRGRKAAKMAIFGFLLVLFTFLGVNFLFTGHHEGFTRIGS